The Caldibacillus debilis DSM 16016 genome includes a window with the following:
- a CDS encoding OsmC family protein, which yields MAEHHFLLKADWHGGRNSTGFIDAGGLKAEISIPEEMDGPGVGTNPDEMLLGAAATCYLITLAAMLERAKIPVSQLKLESEGIVEVEQGVFTYKKIIHRPKVTLAAEADGKDVEKAGLLSEKAEKSCMISRAVQGNVEIQVEAEIGVEEG from the coding sequence ATGGCCGAACATCATTTTCTCTTGAAAGCGGACTGGCACGGAGGCAGAAACAGCACCGGATTTATCGACGCGGGCGGGTTGAAGGCGGAAATCTCCATCCCGGAGGAAATGGACGGACCGGGGGTCGGAACAAACCCGGATGAGATGCTGCTCGGCGCGGCAGCCACCTGCTATTTGATCACCCTCGCCGCCATGCTGGAACGGGCCAAGATCCCGGTCAGCCAATTGAAATTGGAATCGGAAGGGATCGTGGAAGTGGAACAGGGGGTGTTTACCTACAAAAAGATCATCCACCGGCCCAAAGTCACCTTGGCGGCGGAAGCGGACGGGAAAGATGTGGAAAAAGCCGGGCTTCTGTCGGAAAAGGCGGAGAAAAGCTGCATGATCTCCCGGGCGGTGCAGGGAAATGTGGAGATTCAGGTGGAAGCGGAAATCGGCGTGGAGGAAGGGTGA
- a CDS encoding acylphosphatase, with protein sequence MNARIIVSGRVQGVGFRYTVMQKALEQGINGWVRNNEDGTVEMEVEGTKEKIETFIHSLNKRLNPFIKITDMKIEYKEEEAGYKDFRIRY encoded by the coding sequence ATGAATGCCCGTATTATCGTCAGCGGAAGGGTGCAGGGCGTCGGCTTCCGCTACACGGTGATGCAAAAGGCGCTGGAACAAGGGATCAACGGCTGGGTCCGCAATAACGAGGACGGCACCGTGGAAATGGAAGTGGAAGGAACGAAGGAAAAGATCGAGACTTTCATCCATTCGTTAAATAAAAGATTGAATCCCTTCATCAAGATCACCGACATGAAAATCGAGTATAAAGAGGAAGAGGCGGGCTACAAAGATTTCCGCATCAGATATTGA
- a CDS encoding PaaI family thioesterase, producing MEEIVARAVQDEYADEFSWCYGCGRLNTHGHHFRTGWQGEKTVTYYTPEPEHTAVPGYVYGGLIASFIDCHSTGSASLALHRKNGRRLGDGSEPPRFVTASLKVDFLKPTPMGVPLKAVGTAEEIHPKKWKVLTELYAGEMLCAKGEVITVIMPESWRKK from the coding sequence ATGGAAGAAATCGTGGCCCGGGCAGTGCAGGACGAATATGCGGACGAATTTTCCTGGTGTTATGGATGCGGCAGGTTGAATACACACGGCCATCATTTTCGCACAGGCTGGCAAGGGGAAAAAACGGTTACTTATTATACCCCCGAACCGGAGCATACGGCGGTTCCGGGATATGTATACGGCGGACTCATCGCGTCTTTTATCGATTGCCACAGCACCGGTTCGGCTTCCCTGGCTTTGCATCGGAAAAACGGCCGCCGGCTGGGTGATGGTTCCGAACCCCCGAGATTTGTGACCGCCTCGCTGAAGGTGGACTTTTTAAAACCGACGCCGATGGGCGTTCCGTTGAAAGCCGTCGGGACGGCGGAAGAAATCCATCCGAAAAAATGGAAAGTTTTGACGGAACTGTATGCCGGGGAAATGTTGTGCGCCAAGGGAGAAGTTATCACCGTCATCATGCCGGAGTCGTGGAGGAAAAAATAA
- a CDS encoding helix-turn-helix domain-containing protein, whose protein sequence is MSEIQKMVGERIRHFRKEKGLSQEDLASLANLHATYIGQLERGEKNPTLNSMLKIADALGISLEQLFQAMEMNNESKDYTLIKIITFLQTKSVEEQKFVLKFLQMLFEWKKF, encoded by the coding sequence ATGAGCGAGATTCAGAAGATGGTTGGTGAAAGAATCCGGCATTTCCGCAAAGAAAAAGGACTCAGCCAGGAGGATCTGGCATCCTTGGCCAATCTTCACGCAACCTATATCGGCCAGTTGGAACGGGGGGAAAAAAATCCGACCTTAAACAGCATGCTAAAGATCGCCGACGCCCTTGGCATTTCTTTGGAGCAGCTGTTTCAGGCGATGGAAATGAACAACGAGTCGAAGGACTACACGCTGATCAAGATCATCACGTTTTTGCAAACGAAATCCGTCGAGGAACAAAAGTTCGTTTTAAAGTTTCTGCAAATGCTTTTTGAATGGAAAAAATTTTAA
- a CDS encoding EAL domain-containing protein: MAKRNGRSIQYMIENKMFSHVFQPIYDLQEWEIFGYEALIRTNQFPNAESFILLARQLNYLYLLDTASIQLAIESIKMYNIKLFINIFPSTLVHPLFSPFLEMLNSSVPIKQNIVFEINESEKIFDYRLFKKSVEQLKELNYLVALDDFGKNDSRPDKILDLEPNFVKLDKSLANQLKKKEGNQKIIEKILVHCESKKSKVVLEGIEREEDLAAAKALGVHFGQGYLLGEPVLLKEIYD; this comes from the coding sequence GTGGCGAAAAGAAATGGAAGAAGCATCCAATACATGATTGAAAATAAAATGTTTAGTCATGTATTTCAGCCGATATACGACCTTCAGGAATGGGAAATTTTCGGATATGAAGCGCTCATCAGGACCAACCAGTTTCCGAATGCGGAGAGTTTTATTTTATTGGCGAGGCAATTGAATTATTTATATTTGTTGGACACGGCATCGATCCAGCTGGCGATCGAGTCGATCAAAATGTACAATATCAAGCTGTTCATCAATATTTTCCCATCCACATTGGTACACCCTCTATTTTCTCCCTTTTTGGAAATGCTAAACAGCTCGGTTCCGATCAAGCAAAACATCGTTTTTGAAATCAACGAAAGTGAAAAAATCTTCGATTACCGCCTGTTCAAAAAATCTGTGGAGCAGTTGAAAGAACTGAATTATTTGGTGGCCCTTGACGATTTTGGGAAAAATGACAGCAGACCGGATAAAATCCTCGATTTGGAACCGAATTTCGTGAAATTGGATAAATCCCTTGCCAACCAGTTGAAAAAAAAGGAAGGCAATCAAAAAATCATCGAAAAGATCCTTGTCCATTGCGAAAGTAAAAAGAGCAAAGTCGTCCTGGAAGGGATTGAAAGGGAAGAGGATCTGGCAGCGGCCAAAGCCCTTGGGGTCCATTTCGGACAAGGCTACTTGCTGGGCGAGCCGGTGTTGTTAAAAGAAATTTACGATTGA
- the putP gene encoding sodium/proline symporter PutP, giving the protein MGENGLKLLAIGVYMVAMLIIGWYGYRRTKDLSDYMLGGRSLGPAVSALSAGAADMSGWLMMGFPGAVYGAGLSQVWIAIGLTVGAYLNWLLVAPRLRVYTEVANNSITIPSFFENRFKDSTLLLRIVSSLVILVFFTFYVSSGIVAGAVFFDNTFDLSYHAGLIILTSVVFLYTLAGGFLAVSWTDFVQGLIMLSALLLIPLIAFFHTGGVQETFATIEKIDPALLSLFGGTTAVGIVSSLAWGLGYVGQPHIIVRFMAIQSAKEVKIARRIGIGWMILCLLGATFTALAGIAFYEKTGYELSNPEAVFIDLGQILFHPFIAGLVLSAVLAAIMSTISSQLIVTSSALTEDLFRLVKRNVTDKELVFLGRLSVLIVTVVAAAMAWVQSDTILALVAHAWAGFGASFGPVVFLGLFWKKMTNWGAIAGMAAGAITVLVWPNIDFQSWLDDLYEMVPGFLLNLVFIYIVSLLTYKPNEQIESEFKESLRRLHESKGN; this is encoded by the coding sequence ATGGGTGAAAACGGTTTAAAGCTGCTGGCGATTGGCGTTTATATGGTCGCCATGCTGATCATCGGCTGGTACGGCTACCGGAGGACGAAGGATTTGAGCGACTATATGCTCGGCGGACGTTCGTTGGGACCGGCCGTATCCGCATTGAGCGCGGGGGCGGCCGACATGAGCGGCTGGCTGATGATGGGTTTCCCGGGGGCGGTATACGGCGCGGGCCTGTCCCAGGTTTGGATCGCCATCGGCTTGACGGTCGGCGCCTATTTGAACTGGCTGTTGGTGGCGCCCAGGCTCCGGGTTTATACGGAAGTGGCCAACAACTCGATTACGATCCCGTCCTTTTTCGAAAACCGCTTCAAAGATTCCACCTTGCTGCTTAGAATCGTGTCTTCATTGGTTATTTTAGTGTTTTTTACCTTTTACGTTTCTTCCGGGATTGTGGCCGGCGCTGTGTTTTTCGACAATACCTTCGATCTGAGCTACCATGCGGGCCTCATCATCCTCACTTCCGTCGTTTTTCTCTATACGCTGGCGGGGGGATTTTTGGCCGTGAGCTGGACGGATTTCGTCCAGGGACTGATCATGCTGTCCGCGCTGCTTTTGATCCCCTTGATCGCCTTTTTCCATACGGGAGGCGTCCAGGAGACCTTCGCCACCATTGAAAAAATCGATCCGGCACTGCTGAGCCTGTTCGGCGGAACGACGGCCGTCGGGATTGTTTCGTCATTGGCCTGGGGATTGGGCTATGTCGGCCAGCCGCATATTATCGTCCGCTTTATGGCGATCCAATCGGCGAAGGAAGTGAAAATCGCCCGGAGGATCGGGATCGGCTGGATGATTTTATGCCTCCTGGGCGCGACCTTTACCGCCCTGGCGGGAATCGCCTTTTATGAAAAAACCGGCTATGAGCTGTCAAACCCTGAAGCGGTTTTTATTGATCTTGGCCAAATTTTGTTCCACCCGTTCATCGCCGGTTTGGTCTTATCCGCCGTCCTGGCGGCGATCATGAGCACGATCTCGTCCCAGCTGATCGTCACCTCCAGCGCGTTGACGGAGGATTTGTTTCGGCTTGTCAAACGCAATGTGACGGACAAGGAACTGGTCTTCCTCGGCCGTTTGTCCGTATTGATTGTCACGGTGGTCGCCGCGGCGATGGCATGGGTGCAAAGCGACACGATCTTGGCCCTTGTGGCCCATGCCTGGGCGGGATTCGGCGCCTCCTTCGGCCCGGTTGTCTTCCTCGGGCTGTTCTGGAAAAAGATGACCAACTGGGGGGCGATCGCCGGGATGGCCGCCGGGGCAATTACCGTCCTCGTTTGGCCGAACATTGATTTTCAATCATGGCTGGATGATTTGTATGAAATGGTCCCCGGGTTTTTGCTGAATTTGGTCTTTATTTATATCGTCTCTTTATTGACATATAAGCCGAATGAACAAATTGAAAGCGAGTTTAAGGAAAGCCTCCGCCGCCTTCATGAATCGAAAGGGAATTGA
- a CDS encoding nitroreductase family protein, producing MANILEHRVPEFEVDEVFIKRWSPRAFQEKEVPEDLLFSLFEAARWAPSAYNSQPWRFIIARTKEDREKFHTFISDFNLLWCKKAPVLVLILSKTKEDGKNIVSHAFDTGAAWGYLSIQAMKHGLITHPMTGFDFAKAREVLNIPEEYAIQALVAIGYQGRKEDLPEHLQEREFPKGRRPLKESVFEGSFGQPFHTDQ from the coding sequence ATGGCAAACATTTTGGAACATCGTGTCCCGGAATTCGAAGTGGATGAAGTATTTATCAAAAGATGGTCGCCCCGGGCCTTTCAAGAAAAGGAAGTCCCGGAAGATTTGCTCTTCAGCCTATTTGAAGCCGCCCGCTGGGCTCCCTCGGCTTACAACAGCCAGCCGTGGCGCTTCATCATCGCCAGGACGAAGGAAGACCGGGAAAAATTTCATACCTTCATCAGCGACTTCAATTTGCTTTGGTGCAAAAAAGCCCCGGTTCTCGTGCTCATATTATCCAAGACGAAAGAAGATGGGAAAAACATCGTATCCCACGCCTTCGATACGGGTGCGGCCTGGGGATATCTGTCCATCCAGGCGATGAAACACGGGTTGATCACCCATCCGATGACCGGTTTCGATTTTGCAAAGGCGCGGGAAGTGTTGAACATCCCCGAAGAATATGCCATCCAGGCATTGGTTGCCATCGGATATCAGGGAAGGAAGGAAGACCTCCCGGAACACTTGCAGGAAAGGGAGTTTCCGAAAGGACGCCGGCCGTTGAAAGAGTCGGTTTTTGAAGGTTCCTTCGGACAACCCTTTCATACCGATCAATAA
- a CDS encoding PH domain-containing protein: MEAQLPEPGRQISKDAVKVWMISSFIGNCVGLLLLGGLIWAAGRYGWYPWIGLVFKMIFVFLVLYLPYDVWIEPIYRQKTWRYEIHDQFIQLKYGVLEKNHFLIPMTKIQYVNLRQGLLLRKYGLADITVKTMASEHEIPGLPLEEAKQLRMQIAKLAAIAEEEEALGIDGKRPVDEIAAAENGEGEAVPAAFQKPAEETAAPERKDKERTEGDTDAADSALPSGGGDAEDVRHG, encoded by the coding sequence ATGGAAGCACAGCTCCCGGAACCTGGAAGACAGATTTCCAAAGATGCCGTAAAAGTTTGGATGATTTCTTCTTTTATCGGGAATTGCGTCGGGCTTCTCCTGCTCGGCGGCCTCATTTGGGCGGCCGGGCGTTACGGCTGGTATCCGTGGATCGGGCTTGTTTTCAAAATGATCTTCGTATTTTTGGTTCTTTATTTGCCTTACGACGTCTGGATCGAACCGATTTACCGGCAAAAGACGTGGCGCTATGAGATCCATGATCAATTCATTCAATTGAAATATGGCGTGCTGGAAAAAAACCATTTCCTGATCCCGATGACGAAAATCCAATATGTGAACTTAAGACAGGGGCTGCTATTGCGGAAATACGGGCTGGCTGACATCACCGTCAAGACGATGGCCTCCGAACATGAAATCCCCGGGCTTCCCTTGGAGGAGGCCAAACAGCTGCGGATGCAGATCGCAAAACTTGCCGCCATCGCCGAGGAGGAAGAGGCGCTGGGAATTGACGGAAAAAGGCCGGTGGATGAAATCGCCGCGGCGGAAAACGGCGAAGGGGAGGCCGTCCCCGCCGCTTTCCAAAAGCCGGCGGAAGAAACGGCCGCACCGGAAAGGAAGGACAAGGAAAGGACGGAAGGGGACACGGATGCGGCGGATTCTGCCCTTCCTTCCGGAGGAGGGGATGCTGAAGATGTCCGTCATGGATGA
- a CDS encoding PH domain-containing protein gives MLKMSVMDERIAGAPGWKRLSPAWLFFSLANLVKEWLIPIILFVINNSDGWWIKAIKILCVPFFLIQLIGIFLQWKNYKYRVTEKEIRIIKGSFVKEEKIIPVKRIQSVEKETSFIHRWFSLTSLKIHLATGEEEVFSLEAIKEKEADEILNRIRGDGKGTADPAAEAGGKGMQGVPGAKTIFAMAPKDIFIASFTSFSFLAFGPFLVSLYLNIDEYFHLSDLLGDLPVRVWESLARSVPLLLLGGAALIVVSLLFGIIVTFLRYGNYRVESDGKRIVIKKGLFNVSELAVPVEKIRAIKWKKYFLRSFLGITEVKLVAMAGNGEDSETKSAVLFPFLQENRAKELVREMFGIRLSEPMEKLPARALAVKLLRPNYLWIIAAVVNFYQWPEYWYASVILLVYILVHRILSFFRCRYRLEENHIQQQGGVWTAELIYLPEHHMDEMVLKTSWLQRRFGLATVEIHIRANPSETLLIEDLPWEKGAEIFRWFMEKRKRPAA, from the coding sequence ATGCTGAAGATGTCCGTCATGGATGAGCGCATCGCAGGGGCTCCCGGCTGGAAACGGCTTTCCCCCGCCTGGCTGTTTTTTTCCTTGGCAAATTTGGTGAAGGAATGGCTCATCCCCATCATCCTGTTCGTGATTAACAACTCGGACGGGTGGTGGATCAAAGCCATCAAGATTCTTTGTGTCCCCTTTTTCCTTATCCAGCTTATAGGCATTTTCCTGCAATGGAAAAATTACAAATACCGGGTCACGGAAAAGGAGATCCGCATCATCAAGGGGAGTTTCGTCAAAGAGGAGAAGATCATTCCGGTCAAAAGGATCCAAAGCGTGGAGAAGGAAACCTCCTTCATCCACCGCTGGTTTTCGTTGACGTCGCTGAAAATTCACTTGGCAACCGGCGAAGAGGAGGTCTTCTCCCTGGAAGCGATCAAGGAAAAGGAAGCGGACGAAATCCTGAACCGGATCCGGGGAGACGGAAAAGGCACGGCGGATCCGGCGGCGGAAGCGGGCGGGAAGGGAATGCAGGGCGTTCCCGGTGCGAAAACGATTTTTGCCATGGCGCCGAAGGACATTTTCATCGCTTCCTTTACATCCTTCAGTTTTTTGGCTTTCGGCCCTTTCCTTGTTTCCCTGTATTTGAACATCGATGAATATTTTCATTTGAGCGATCTGTTGGGCGATCTGCCGGTCCGGGTATGGGAATCGCTTGCCCGGTCCGTTCCGTTGCTCTTGCTGGGGGGCGCGGCCCTGATTGTGGTTTCCCTTCTTTTCGGCATCATCGTCACCTTTCTGCGCTACGGGAATTACCGGGTGGAATCGGACGGTAAGCGGATCGTCATCAAGAAAGGCCTTTTTAACGTGAGCGAACTGGCCGTTCCCGTTGAAAAAATCCGGGCGATAAAATGGAAGAAATATTTCCTGCGCAGTTTTTTGGGCATCACCGAAGTGAAGCTGGTGGCCATGGCGGGAAACGGGGAGGATTCGGAGACGAAATCCGCCGTCCTTTTCCCCTTTTTGCAGGAAAACCGGGCAAAGGAGCTTGTCCGGGAAATGTTCGGGATTCGGCTTTCGGAACCGATGGAAAAGCTGCCGGCGCGGGCCCTTGCCGTAAAGCTGCTGCGCCCGAACTATTTGTGGATCATTGCCGCCGTCGTGAATTTTTACCAATGGCCCGAATATTGGTACGCATCCGTCATTTTGCTGGTTTATATTCTCGTTCACCGGATTTTGTCCTTTTTCCGCTGCAGGTACAGATTGGAGGAAAACCACATCCAGCAGCAAGGCGGGGTGTGGACGGCGGAACTGATCTATCTGCCGGAACATCATATGGATGAAATGGTTTTAAAGACATCCTGGCTGCAGCGGCGATTCGGCCTCGCCACCGTGGAAATCCATATTCGCGCCAATCCTTCCGAAACGCTTTTGATCGAGGACCTTCCGTGGGAAAAGGGAGCGGAGATTTTCCGCTGGTTCATGGAAAAAAGAAAAAGGCCGGCGGCTTGA
- a CDS encoding glycosyltransferase family 8 protein, producing the protein MLNILVTVNSNYIPPLKVMLNSLFLNNRQERFAIYLLYSNIKDEEIKDLLDFVEGKGQRLHPIAVDPKQFEDAPVFRHYTVEMYYRLAAHLYLPEEIDRILYLDPDIVVINPIKELYEMDFDGCLFIAAEHEHTTKVARPFNKLRLGTPNAKGYFNTGVLLMNLQEIRKNVDMQKIYRFIEENKLLLFLPDQDVLNALFWDKIKPVDAYRYNYDARYYELGKLLPKFKYDLDWMKKNTVFIHFCGKEKPWQEKYKGELGKFYKEYERLL; encoded by the coding sequence ATGTTGAACATATTAGTGACCGTAAATTCCAACTACATCCCCCCCTTGAAAGTCATGCTCAACTCCCTGTTTTTAAACAACCGCCAGGAACGATTCGCGATTTATTTGCTGTATTCCAATATTAAAGATGAAGAAATCAAAGATTTGCTGGATTTCGTGGAAGGAAAAGGGCAGCGGCTGCACCCGATCGCCGTCGATCCGAAACAATTCGAAGACGCCCCGGTCTTCCGCCATTACACCGTGGAAATGTATTACCGGCTGGCCGCCCACCTTTATTTGCCGGAGGAGATCGACCGCATCCTCTATTTGGATCCCGACATCGTCGTCATCAATCCGATCAAGGAACTGTACGAAATGGATTTCGACGGCTGCCTTTTCATCGCCGCCGAGCACGAACATACGACGAAAGTGGCCAGGCCCTTCAACAAGCTGCGGCTCGGGACGCCGAACGCGAAGGGCTATTTCAACACGGGCGTGCTGCTGATGAATTTGCAGGAAATCCGGAAAAACGTGGACATGCAAAAAATCTACCGGTTCATTGAGGAAAACAAACTCCTCTTGTTCCTGCCGGACCAGGACGTGCTGAACGCCCTTTTCTGGGACAAAATCAAGCCGGTGGACGCGTACCGTTACAATTACGACGCGAGATATTACGAACTGGGAAAACTGTTGCCGAAATTCAAATACGACCTGGACTGGATGAAAAAAAACACCGTGTTCATCCATTTTTGCGGAAAGGAAAAGCCGTGGCAGGAAAAGTATAAAGGGGAACTGGGGAAATTTTACAAAGAATATGAAAGGCTGCTCTGA
- the flaG gene encoding flagellar protein FlaG codes for MINRVSSSYSLAAHNRPHHFQNGVEIKVTGTRERNEENLTGDVLPKTEPAELVDNLNRFLRPTYVSIQFELHEKLNEYYVKIVDSETGEVIKEIPPKKLLDIYAALVEQLGLIIDEKI; via the coding sequence ATGATTAACCGGGTGAGTTCGTCCTATTCGCTGGCTGCCCATAATCGCCCGCATCATTTTCAAAACGGGGTTGAAATAAAAGTCACCGGCACTCGGGAACGGAATGAGGAAAACTTGACGGGCGATGTTTTGCCGAAAACGGAGCCGGCCGAATTGGTGGACAATCTGAACCGATTCCTGCGGCCGACCTACGTCTCCATCCAATTCGAATTGCATGAGAAACTGAACGAATATTATGTGAAGATCGTGGATTCGGAAACGGGAGAAGTCATTAAAGAAATCCCTCCGAAAAAGCTGCTGGACATTTACGCTGCGCTTGTCGAACAGCTCGGTTTGATCATCGATGAAAAAATTTGA
- the fliD gene encoding flagellar filament capping protein FliD: MRISGLVSGIDVDQMVKDLMKAERIPLNKLYQQKQYLEWQRDAYREVNSLLLSLRDAALNLRLSQTFKGRKVTSSNENLVTATAAAGASSISYTIQKVSQLASAAYKISAGSLSKSASQKIDPAKSLYAQMDLLANGDKIDWKMGGYVKETISLASPANTVELSHLAGNVKWDAESIENMEIIVNGKTYRVVTDPGQLNDQTVYLDLSGEKAKLQFNTAIQGSVQAGYFVNELKKEFTVPQGGGSVFSLSPYTELTGNVITVRDKDGNEKTFTVVTGKDAPDAGEVLFDSATGRLTFSESLAEGSVFSVGYQTRYFSFGIQTYNEQGEAVKDIITVDASASLNVIISEINKSSAGVVAVYDSFTDQITLTRAKTGNFNNNPAEYGGQEIVTIGAFLNDVLQFGGVLEYGGENAKFMINGLETERFANSFTIDGVTFTLKGTFDAAQTGSPVTISVTTDVDAVYENIKAFVDKYNEIITKINAKLLEKRYRDFPPLTDEQKKEMKEQEIQLWEEKAKSGLLRSDPILSGALNSFRLALYGKVENASVPEEYKFLFNIGITTSTDYSERGILVIDEKKLKEAIEKNPDAVYNLFAATGQTDSEKGIAQRLTDSVDRAMNAIYEKAGKAYWTEDQYTIGRILDDLNDRIDRFEDRLMKIEARYYRQFTAMEQAILRSNQQSMYLMQMFGGYSAQ; the protein is encoded by the coding sequence ATGCGCATCAGCGGCCTTGTCAGCGGAATCGACGTCGACCAGATGGTCAAGGATCTGATGAAAGCCGAACGGATTCCGTTGAATAAACTCTATCAGCAAAAGCAATACCTGGAATGGCAGCGGGACGCTTACAGGGAAGTCAATTCCCTTCTCTTGTCGTTGAGGGATGCGGCCCTCAACCTGCGTTTGTCGCAGACGTTCAAGGGGAGGAAGGTCACTTCATCCAACGAAAACCTGGTCACCGCCACCGCCGCCGCAGGGGCGTCGAGCATTTCCTATACGATTCAAAAGGTCAGCCAATTGGCGTCGGCCGCCTACAAAATCAGCGCCGGTTCCCTTTCCAAATCCGCTTCGCAAAAGATTGATCCGGCCAAAAGCCTTTACGCCCAAATGGATTTGCTGGCCAATGGCGACAAAATCGATTGGAAGATGGGCGGATATGTGAAAGAAACCATTTCCTTGGCGTCGCCGGCAAATACGGTCGAACTTTCCCATTTGGCCGGAAATGTCAAATGGGATGCGGAATCGATCGAAAATATGGAAATCATTGTAAACGGGAAAACGTACCGAGTGGTGACCGACCCGGGGCAATTGAACGATCAGACGGTGTATCTTGATTTGAGCGGGGAAAAGGCGAAGCTGCAATTTAACACCGCGATCCAAGGTTCCGTCCAAGCCGGCTACTTTGTCAACGAGCTGAAGAAGGAGTTTACCGTCCCCCAAGGGGGAGGTTCCGTCTTTAGCCTGTCCCCCTATACGGAACTGACGGGAAACGTCATAACGGTGCGCGACAAGGACGGCAACGAAAAGACCTTCACCGTTGTCACGGGCAAAGACGCCCCGGATGCGGGCGAAGTATTGTTCGATTCCGCAACCGGAAGATTGACCTTTTCCGAGTCTTTGGCGGAAGGTTCCGTCTTTTCCGTCGGCTATCAAACCCGCTATTTTTCCTTCGGTATCCAGACTTACAACGAGCAGGGGGAAGCGGTAAAGGACATCATCACCGTTGACGCCTCCGCCAGTTTGAACGTGATCATCAGCGAAATCAACAAATCCAGCGCGGGCGTCGTCGCCGTTTATGATTCCTTCACGGATCAAATCACGTTGACGAGGGCCAAAACGGGGAACTTTAACAACAATCCGGCCGAATACGGCGGCCAGGAAATCGTCACCATCGGCGCATTTTTGAACGATGTCTTGCAATTCGGCGGGGTTCTCGAATACGGCGGGGAAAACGCCAAGTTTATGATCAACGGGCTGGAAACGGAAAGATTCGCCAACAGTTTCACCATCGACGGGGTCACCTTCACGCTGAAAGGGACCTTCGATGCCGCCCAGACCGGATCGCCGGTTACGATCAGCGTGACGACCGATGTGGACGCCGTTTATGAAAATATTAAAGCCTTCGTGGACAAGTACAATGAAATCATCACCAAGATCAACGCAAAACTGCTGGAAAAGCGTTACCGGGATTTCCCGCCCCTGACCGATGAGCAAAAGAAGGAAATGAAGGAGCAGGAGATTCAACTTTGGGAGGAAAAGGCGAAGAGCGGCTTATTGCGCAGCGATCCCATTCTGTCGGGCGCTTTGAACAGCTTCCGCCTCGCGCTGTACGGGAAGGTGGAAAATGCCTCCGTCCCCGAAGAATACAAGTTTTTGTTTAACATCGGCATTACGACGTCGACGGATTATTCGGAACGGGGAATCTTGGTGATCGACGAGAAGAAATTGAAGGAGGCGATTGAGAAAAATCCCGATGCGGTTTACAATCTATTTGCCGCGACGGGACAAACCGATTCGGAAAAGGGAATCGCCCAGCGGTTGACCGATTCCGTCGACAGGGCGATGAACGCGATTTACGAAAAGGCCGGCAAGGCTTATTGGACGGAAGACCAGTATACGATCGGAAGGATTTTGGATGATTTGAACGACCGGATCGACCGCTTCGAAGACCGGTTGATGAAAATCGAAGCCCGTTATTACCGGCAATTTACGGCGATGGAACAGGCGATTTTGCGGTCCAACCAACAGTCCATGTATTTGATGCAGATGTTCGGCGGGTATTCCGCACAATGA
- the fliS gene encoding flagellar export chaperone FliS produces the protein MSIQNPYQAYQDNAVTTASPGELTLMLYNGCLKFIAAAKEAMKKKDYAGKNTNLQKAQNIIRELMVTLKPEYEVSKNMMAMYDYIYRRLLEANLKNDLAILEECEGFVTEFRDVWKQVIQINRKQQYKEGGQI, from the coding sequence TTGTCAATCCAAAATCCGTATCAGGCGTATCAGGATAACGCGGTGACGACGGCTTCACCTGGCGAATTGACGTTGATGTTGTACAACGGTTGTTTGAAATTTATCGCCGCCGCCAAAGAGGCGATGAAAAAGAAGGATTATGCCGGGAAAAACACCAACCTGCAAAAGGCCCAGAACATCATCCGTGAGCTGATGGTCACTCTAAAACCGGAATATGAGGTTTCCAAAAACATGATGGCCATGTACGACTATATTTACCGCCGGCTCCTGGAGGCCAACTTGAAAAACGATTTGGCCATCCTCGAGGAATGTGAGGGTTTCGTCACAGAATTCCGCGACGTCTGGAAGCAGGTCATCCAAATTAACCGGAAACAACAATATAAAGAAGGCGGACAAATCTGA